From Plasmodium brasilianum strain Bolivian I chromosome 2, whole genome shotgun sequence, one genomic window encodes:
- a CDS encoding DNA (cytosine-5)-methyltransferase has product MEKIKVLELYSGIGGLHFSLLQALINYVDNSGEDCNRGREVVQINDIKDIFHFISLDISPIANQTYYHNFKDSSIYLTSKKDINKFLKNVKSKSINKMYKKAGDSFISYEENKDTNNANNSGERDHLSANYIIQTDINNLSAPFFEYHKFTFLLISNPCQPYTRQNKKCKEINLKELCHKYNSTKGECPNVEKQKNKNNNENKKSHTNEHEKGHTNEHEKGHTNEHENDHENTFIPGDTIDNNEMSKFCESLTRNDKCSCKDNIDIAAVNNNPYSHTKFVSNKINYDHTDDTYKNYMSYEKAVTRGENFNINELNINIVDYLDIEKDKRTHSFIHICNLLKDINVENLPEYIFIENVKNFEISYSFLYFINSIKRNYFFQTYLLSPLQFGIPNERLRFYCICKKKPNLNKQTPNKTFENSISALLYSNSLIPKNYISFKNMENLRKNEKKGIFYTPSLMTFIDTNDKFPLICNKSKDINMFNKHLNEFQIKKDIFHKFSSYCFDIIDINKNGNICCFNSYEYYTEKNELIKSIAIDNNKKEEINSKKLHAMCFTSNYGRYINGSGSILYISRNKEKQDIKKSFSSNIRISNLSKENYSSGISDQNVTYTDDEVRGKKKNKKKEMKKYENKVRYFTPTEISRLMGYKMHTNENNLKENGLDKKKKNTYGNIYWNLDHVNHKCSYTINVHYCDVCNISSCLLNSGLHLTVQTCTNGEQSTYQRVDQDDKKEERDTKREKKICMCHHFEFPEFLTNRQRYKLIGNSVNVTVISLIFQMHNIFEHIL; this is encoded by the coding sequence atggaaaaaataaaagtattagAACTTTATAGTGGAATTGGAGGTTTACACTTCAGTTTATTACAAGCTCTAATAAATTATGTTGATAATTCGGGTGAAGACTGTAATAGGGGAAGGGAAGTTgtacaaataaatgatataaaagacatatttcattttatttcgttaGATATTAGTCCAATTGCAAACCAAACCTACTATCACAATTTTAAGGACAGCTCTATCTATTTAACAAGTAAAAAAgacattaataaatttttaaaaaatgtaaaaagtaaaagtatcaataaaatgtacaaaaaagCAGGAgattcttttatttcatatgaGGAAAATAAAGATACTAACAATGCAAATAATTCTGGAGAAAGAGACCATTTAAGTGCAAATTACATCATTCAAACGGATATAAATAATCTGAGTGCTCCATTTTTTGAGTATCacaaatttacatttttattaatatctaATCCATGCCAACCATATAcaagacaaaataaaaaatgtaaggaaattaatttaaaagaattatgtcataaatataattccaCAAAAGGGGAATGCCCAAATgtagaaaaacaaaaaaataaaaataataatgaaaataaaaagagccACACAAATGAACATGAAAAGGGCCATACAAATGAACATGAAAAGGGCCATACAAATGAACATGAAAATGACCATGAAAATACTTTCATTCCTGGTGATACTAtagataataatgaaatgtCAAAATTTTGTGAGAGTCTTACACGTAATGACAAATGTAGCTGTAAGGACAATATAGATATAGCCGCTGTTAATAATAACCCATACAGTCACACTAAATTTGTTagcaataaaattaattatgacCATACTGATGACACATATAAGAATTATATGTCTTACGAAAAAGCAGTAACTAGAGgggaaaattttaatatcaacgagttaaatataaatatagtagATTATTTAGATATTGAAAAGGATAAAAGAACACATagttttattcatatttgcaatttattaaaagatataaatgtCGAAAATTTACcggaatatatatttattgagaATGTTAAAAACTTTGAAATATCttactcttttttatattttataaattcaattaaaagaaattattttttccagaCATATCTTCTTTCACCGTTACAGTTTGGAATACCAAATGAACGACTTCGTTTCtattgtatatgtaaaaaaaaacctaatttaaataaacaaacacCAAACAAAACATTTGAAAATAGTATAAGTGCATTATTATATAGCAATTCATTAAtaccaaaaaattatatttcttttaagaATATGGAAAACttaaggaaaaatgaaaaaaagggtattttttatacaccCAGTTTGATGACTTTTATAGACACAAATGATAAATTTCCTCTAATTTGTAATAAATCAAAagacataaatatgtttaataaacatttaaatgaatttcaaataaagaaggatatttttcataaattctCATCCTATTGCTTTGATATTATtgatattaacaaaaatggaaatatttgCTGCTTTAATTCGTATGAATATTAtactgaaaaaaatgaattgaTAAAAAGTATCGCCATTGACAATAATAAGAAAGAGGAAATAAATTCGAAAAAATTACATGCCATGTGTTTTACATCCAATTATGGAAGGTACATAAATGGGTCAGgttctatattatatatttcaaggaataaagaaaaacaagacataaaaaaatcattttccTCAAATATTCGAATTAGTAATCTATCGAAGGAAAATTATTCCAGTGGGATATCTGATCAAAACGTCACTTATACTGATGACGAAGtgaggggaaaaaaaaaaaacaaaaaaaaggagatgaaaaaatatgaaaacaaAGTCCGGTATTTTACACCTACAGAAATAAGTAGATTAATGGGATATAAAATGCATACAAACGAAAATAACTTAAAAGAAAATGGGTtggataaaaagaaaaaaaacacgtacggaaatatatattggaATCTTGATCATGTTAATCATAAATGTTCTTACACCATTAATGTTCATTATTGTGATGTATGTAATATTAGTTCATGTTTATTAAATTCGGGTCTCCATTTAACCGTGCAAACGTGCACAAATGGTGAACAAAGTACATATCAGAGAGTTGACCAAGACGACAAGAAAGAAGAGAGGGATACcaaaagagaaaagaaaatatgcaTGTGTCATCATTTTGAATTTCCTgaatttttaacaaatagACAAAGGTATAAATTAATTGGAAATTCTGTTAATGTCACTGTGatatcattaatttttcaaatgcataatattttcgagcatattttataa